The sequence CGATCGCATCGACCGTCGCCGCGCACTGCGCCCATGCAGCCTTCGTCATCAGCAGGGCCGCATTCATGTCACGGTTCGTTTGCGGCGCCATCGCAGGCAACGCGCACCGCGTTACCGGCTGGCATGCGTTGAAGGTAATCACAGGCGCCGGTGAGATCGGGGCTTGCTTGCAGGCGGGCAATGTCAGCAGGCAGGACAGTATCAGCCCATGCGCGAGATTCGGGCGTTTCATTGAGGATTCTCCGGGTTGCGGCTTCGATGCGCGCCTGTGCCGTGCCGATCTGCGTGCGCGTCGTATCGAGCCGCCGTTGTAGTTCGGCGTTCGACCGCGCGTTCGCTTCGAGTCGCGCAATCGTCTGATCGCGAGCCGTCACCTGATCACGTGCGGCGCGTGCGGCTTGCTGTGCGTCCGAAACGTCCGCACGGAGCGATTGGACATAGCGAACGCCGCCCCATGCGACGAGCGCAGCCGCACCGAACGCCAGCAGCTTCGCGACCATCGGATTCATGCGCCCACCGTGTACGACGCCGCTTCACCGCAGAAATGAGCGGTCAGCACCTCACGACGCGGTTTCACGCCGTCGGCCGCGATGCCGATATGGACCCACCGGCCGCCCTCGTGAATGAGCTGATCGAACGCGAGATTGGACGCCGCCAGCTTGCGCACCACATCGAGCGGTGCGCCGAACTTCGAGCATACGAAATCGGCAGCGAGCCCCCCAAGGTGCGCGCTATTGGCGACGCCGCCGACCGCGCGATTCAGCGCCGGGCAGCGATAGCCCGACGTGATCTGCATCGGCTTGCCGCCGAGCAGCACGCGGGCCTGTTCCAGCGTCTGCGCGAGACGCCGCAGATTTTCGACCGTCGCGGCCGACGGCGTGTTGTCGATATGCCGCGTGCGCGCTACGTCGCTCGCGGTCAGTTCTTCGAGTGTGAAATGGTCCGTCAACTGCATAGAGCCTCCCTGATTGCCTGCGTGCGGTGCGCGCCTTATCGGCCCGTATCCGCCCCGCGATCCACTTCGCGCAACGCACGATCGAGCACCCGATCGAGCACCCGCGAGCCGCCGTATCCGGCCAGCGTGATGACGCCCGCCTCAAGCACGGCTTGAAAATTCATCCATTCGGACGCGAAGAACGCCAGCAGCCCGGCCACGAGCGACACCACCAGATCCTTGGCGATTTCCAGCCCGATCGAGCGGACCGGCGCCACGTCGGCCGCAAGCTTCTGCAACGTGCTCGCGAGGCCGCCAATGAACGACAGGAACAGGCACAGCGTCACGGCCGCGAGCGGGATGCTCGACAGATCGTCGCCGAACGTGACCGTTGCAGCCCACGCCGACGGCGGCCACACCACCGCCAGCCAGACCCACCGATACCGAATCAGGTTTTGCACGCAGCCCTCCGATGACGTTTTTCGAATTGATCGTGGAACGCCAGCACCAGACTGGTAACGGCCATTCCGACATACAGCACATAAGCGCCCCACGCGTCGCCGAGGATCGGCGCAAACACGAAGGGCGGCACGAGATAGCAGAACGCCGCGCCGACGTAAAGCCCGTGGCGATGCCGCACGAGCCACACGCACGCGCAACGTCGCGGCAGGACGCCGTTCAGCAGCACGTCGGCCACCAGCACCATTGCGATTCCGATCATGGCGAGCGTCAGGATTGCACCCGGCAAACCCTCCCGCCGCATCATCATGTCCGCGAGTGCATACGGCGCCGACACGCTGCGCGTGACGACCACGAGCGCGAGCACCGCATACAGCGCGCGGAACGCGACAGCGCGCGCGCCGTGATCTTGAAAACCGGGGTCTTTTCGCATACGAACCTCAATCGAATAGCTGAACCAGCGGCGCCGTTCCCGCGATCCCCGTCGAGTCCGGCATTTCGACCTCGAACCCGAGCGGCAGAAACAGGCCGATATCGGCCAAACCCGGGTTCGCCTCTAACACCGCCTCGACCACGCCATCGGTGCGGCCGTACCAACGCCAGCAGAGCGCGTCGACGGTTTCGTTTTGTTGTGCGCGTGCCTTCATCAGATCAGGTCCACCGTGACGCGTCGGCGGCGCATGATGTCCGACACAGCCCAATACGCATCACGCCGCGCGTCTTCCGGCAGGCAATCCAGCGCCTCCGCCCGGCGCGTGCCACTGGCCGACGTGTCGTAACCGCGATAGCGCTCAACCAGCCACGCCAGCGCCCATGCGTACACGGCCCGCCGAAAGCGCGACACCTGCACGTTCACGCCGTCCACGTCGCCGCTCAGAGTCGTCGCCAAATCGGCCGCGCCTTCGCGCTCACGATCCACGCGCCACTCGGCGAGCACGTCACGGGTATGCGCGATGCCCTCGACCACCGCATCGCGAAACCGCGCATCGGTGATCGTGCCGTCTTGCAGGCGCATCACCTCACGTGCGACGCGCAGATCGATTTCGGGAAACCATCCATCGCCCGGGATGACGGAGGCGACAGCAGGATCGGCCGGTTTCGGCGCGGTCGCGGCCGGGACGGGTGCGGTCGAAACGAAATCATTCATCGCAGCACCGTTCGGGGTGGCGGTGGACGCGTGCCGCTTGGCAAGGCGCAATGCCTGCCGCCCGGCACGCGTGCCGCCACGTCGCGAGGGACGCGTTACGCATCCGAGCCCTCACCATCGGGACCGGGTGCAGATTCTTTGCCGGACAGCAGCGCTTCGAGCCGCGCGATATCGCGCTTCACGCCGATCTTGTCGTTCAGTTCGAATGCCCGGCGAAACGCGGCAAGCGCGGCATCCGGATCGACCGCGGTCAGCGCCACGCCGTACGCCTTGAACAGCTTCGCGCGGATCTGATCGACCATATCGAAAGGCGCGGTCAGGTCGATCACGTCGGCCAGCAGGCCCGACGGCACGTCAGCCGTTTCGGCGAACCCTTCGGCCACCGTCGCCGGCAGCGTGCGGTCGAAATGCGCAGGCATGGTCAGGCCGTGGCGGATCGCGTAGCGGGCGATATCCATCGCCCCGCCCATGTCGCCGGCGTCGAGCCGCCACAGCATGATCGTTGTCACCACGTCATCCTGACCGCCCGCGTCACGTTCCAGCACTTCGCTGATGTACGGCAGGTAGTCGGGCAGGATTTCGCGCTTGATTTCGACCTTGCGCTCGACGGACTGCGTTTCCTTCAACCGCCGCTGATCCGTCGCGAGCTTCGCGCGCATCATCTCGTACGCCCTGTCCTGCGAGCGCTGCGTGCTCGCCGCGACCTCGCCGCGCGTGTCGCCGGGATCGGCGACGGACGCGACGGTGGACGCGGCGACGCGCATCAAATGCCGAGTGATCGGGGTATGTCGCGTCATCACCGCACCTTATTGACCGCCCGCAGGCGCACCAGCGAATTCAACGTTCTCGATCAGGCAACCGGCGCCGAAGTCCTCGACCACGTACGCCTCGTTGCTCGATTCGAAGAACTCGACCTGATCGCGCTTCGGGTTGTCGATCACCGCGCGTCGACGGCCGCTGATTTGCCAGTACAGCGACAGATTTTTCAGGATGGTGATGAACAGCTTGCCGCGCGGCATGAATGGCACCTGCACGGCTTGCAGATTGCCGATGCGCTTCTGGCTGATGACCAGACCGGCCGCGAGCGATTCGGTCGGCGGGTTGTCGCGATCGAGAATCGGGAAATACTTGTCCAGGAGCGTATCGCGGCCGCACAGCACGACCAGTTCCGGGCTTTCCGCATACCACGGCTCGATC comes from Burkholderia pyrrocinia and encodes:
- the lysC gene encoding Rz1-like lysis system protein LysC (LysC is an Rz1-like component of a phage lytic system, substantially overlapping although not fully embedded in the gene for the Rz-like LysB component.) produces the protein MPACKQAPISPAPVITFNACQPVTRCALPAMAPQTNRDMNAALLMTKAAWAQCAATVDAIAACQARAERAATVADPGDAR
- a CDS encoding protein lysB; its protein translation is MNPMVAKLLAFGAAALVAWGGVRYVQSLRADVSDAQQAARAARDQVTARDQTIARLEANARSNAELQRRLDTTRTQIGTAQARIEAATRRILNETPESRAWADTVLPADIARLQASPDLTGACDYLQRMPAGNAVRVACDGAANEP
- a CDS encoding D-Ala-D-Ala carboxypeptidase family metallohydrolase, whose protein sequence is MQLTDHFTLEELTASDVARTRHIDNTPSAATVENLRRLAQTLEQARVLLGGKPMQITSGYRCPALNRAVGGVANSAHLGGLAADFVCSKFGAPLDVVRKLAASNLAFDQLIHEGGRWVHIGIAADGVKPRREVLTAHFCGEAASYTVGA
- a CDS encoding phage holin family protein — protein: MQNLIRYRWVWLAVVWPPSAWAATVTFGDDLSSIPLAAVTLCLFLSFIGGLASTLQKLAADVAPVRSIGLEIAKDLVVSLVAGLLAFFASEWMNFQAVLEAGVITLAGYGGSRVLDRVLDRALREVDRGADTGR
- a CDS encoding tail protein X codes for the protein MKARAQQNETVDALCWRWYGRTDGVVEAVLEANPGLADIGLFLPLGFEVEMPDSTGIAGTAPLVQLFD
- a CDS encoding head completion/stabilization protein; the protein is MNDFVSTAPVPAATAPKPADPAVASVIPGDGWFPEIDLRVAREVMRLQDGTITDARFRDAVVEGIAHTRDVLAEWRVDREREGAADLATTLSGDVDGVNVQVSRFRRAVYAWALAWLVERYRGYDTSASGTRRAEALDCLPEDARRDAYWAVSDIMRRRRVTVDLI
- the gpM gene encoding phage terminase small subunit, which codes for MTRHTPITRHLMRVAASTVASVADPGDTRGEVAASTQRSQDRAYEMMRAKLATDQRRLKETQSVERKVEIKREILPDYLPYISEVLERDAGGQDDVVTTIMLWRLDAGDMGGAMDIARYAIRHGLTMPAHFDRTLPATVAEGFAETADVPSGLLADVIDLTAPFDMVDQIRAKLFKAYGVALTAVDPDAALAAFRRAFELNDKIGVKRDIARLEALLSGKESAPGPDGEGSDA